The Clostridium chauvoei genome has a window encoding:
- a CDS encoding aldose epimerase family protein: MQIKNTMVNNSKDIISYEIRNSKGFGINVLNYGGIITDVIVPDKNGNLENVVMKYKDINVYLENPSYYGALIGRTSGRICGGEVKLNDKLLKLNKNYGANQGHGGNTGFDKKIMEASTEILENEAYVELKCFSPNNEEGYPGNLNVTVRYTVTEDNTFKITYKGISDEDTLLNLTNHSYFNLSGNQRGDILDHHLYIDSDFLVELDETQAPTGKLLNINGTAFDFTIPKLIGRDIEEEDPQLKIGQGYDHPWILNGGNKIKLRLYHKSSGRVMDVFTNQKSVVLYSLNFPDEEILESGEKPKRRGAIAVETQSPPIGKDSCFVNHSFLKKGEEYNKETIYKFSIRDK, encoded by the coding sequence ATGCAAATAAAAAATACTATGGTAAATAATTCAAAAGATATAATAAGTTATGAAATTAGAAATTCTAAAGGCTTTGGGATTAATGTATTAAATTACGGAGGAATAATAACAGATGTTATAGTTCCAGATAAAAATGGAAACCTTGAAAATGTTGTTATGAAATATAAAGATATAAACGTATATTTAGAAAATCCATCTTATTATGGAGCTTTAATCGGAAGAACTTCAGGAAGAATCTGTGGTGGAGAAGTAAAATTAAATGATAAGCTTTTAAAGTTAAATAAAAATTATGGAGCAAATCAAGGGCATGGAGGAAATACTGGCTTTGATAAAAAGATAATGGAAGCTTCAACAGAAATATTAGAAAATGAGGCTTATGTAGAATTAAAATGTTTTAGTCCTAATAACGAAGAAGGTTATCCTGGAAACTTAAATGTAACAGTTAGATATACCGTTACTGAAGACAATACATTTAAAATAACTTATAAAGGTATTAGTGATGAAGATACTTTATTAAATCTTACAAATCATAGTTATTTTAATTTAAGTGGAAATCAAAGAGGGGATATTTTAGATCATCACTTATATATAGACAGTGATTTTTTAGTAGAGCTTGACGAGACACAAGCACCTACAGGGAAATTACTTAATATAAATGGAACTGCCTTTGATTTTACTATTCCTAAACTTATTGGTAGAGATATAGAAGAAGAGGATCCTCAACTTAAAATAGGTCAAGGATATGATCATCCATGGATACTTAATGGAGGAAATAAAATAAAGCTTAGACTTTATCATAAATCTTCAGGTAGAGTGATGGATGTATTTACAAATCAAAAATCTGTAGTACTATACTCTTTAAACTTTCCAGATGAAGAAATACTAGAGTCAGGAGAAAAACCTAAGAGAAGAGGTGCTATAGCTGTAGAAACTCAAAGTCCACCAATAGGTAAAGATAGTTGTTTTGTTAATCATTCTTTCTTAAAGAAAGGTGAAGAATATAATAAAGAAACCATATATAAATTCTCAATTAGAGATAAATAA
- a CDS encoding LacI family DNA-binding transcriptional regulator has protein sequence MATIKDIANLVGVSSSTVSRVLNFDESLNVANETKMKIFQAADELEYVSVRNRKKNKTQTIGILHWYTAEQELGDPYYLSIRLAVEKKCLEQSINIITVHSENGMDQLKNVDGIIAIGKFSLDEIEIIRKNTSNIVFVDSSPNNKLYDSVVVDFREAMYEALDYLFNLGHEKIVYIGGRETYRNGIEYIIDEREVNFIEYIKNKGINSENKVFTGDFTHKDGYRLMKQALEEELIPTACFIGSDTMAVGAYKAIAEKGLRIPDDISVVAFNDIPTAKYMIPSLSTVKVYTEFMGMAAVDLMIENILTNRCYRKKVVINSKLKIRESCKSIK, from the coding sequence GATATTGCTAACTTAGTTGGAGTTTCATCATCTACAGTATCTAGAGTACTAAATTTTGATGAGTCACTTAATGTAGCAAATGAGACAAAAATGAAAATTTTTCAAGCGGCAGATGAATTAGAATATGTATCTGTAAGAAATAGAAAGAAAAATAAAACACAAACTATAGGGATTCTACATTGGTACACAGCGGAACAAGAGTTAGGAGATCCTTATTATTTATCAATAAGGCTAGCTGTTGAAAAGAAATGTCTAGAACAATCTATAAATATTATAACAGTTCATAGTGAAAATGGAATGGATCAACTTAAAAATGTAGATGGAATTATAGCTATAGGAAAGTTTAGCTTAGATGAAATAGAAATTATAAGAAAAAATACATCAAATATAGTTTTTGTCGACTCTTCACCTAATAATAAGCTGTATGATTCTGTAGTAGTAGATTTTAGAGAGGCGATGTATGAAGCTTTAGATTACTTATTTAATTTAGGGCATGAAAAAATTGTTTATATAGGTGGTCGTGAAACTTATAGAAATGGCATAGAATATATAATAGATGAAAGAGAAGTTAATTTTATTGAATATATAAAAAATAAAGGCATAAATAGTGAGAATAAAGTTTTTACTGGTGATTTTACACATAAAGATGGATATAGACTTATGAAACAAGCTTTAGAGGAAGAGTTAATACCAACAGCCTGTTTTATTGGAAGTGACACTATGGCTGTAGGCGCTTATAAGGCTATTGCAGAAAAAGGTCTTAGAATACCAGATGACATAAGTGTTGTGGCATTTAATGATATTCCAACTGCTAAATATATGATACCGTCATTATCTACAGTTAAAGTTTATACTGAATTTATGGGGATGGCAGCAGTAGATTTGATGATAGAGAATATATTAACAAATAGATGTTATAGAAAAAAAGTCGTAATAAACTCTAAATTAAAAATAAGAGAAAGTTGTAAAAGTATAAAGTAA
- a CDS encoding galactokinase translates to MKMLQELVNEFIKTFGEEPQGNYFAPGRVNLIGEHTDYNGGNVFPCALTIGTYMIARKREDKLIRLYSKNFSELGVLEFSVDDLKNEKEHDWANYSKGVIWALRENGYTIDSGFEGYVYGNIPNGAGLSSSASLELVTGVTLRDLFKLNVDMIDLVKFSQLAENKFIGVNCGIMDQFAIGMGKENCATLLDTNTLKYSYAPINLVDSSIVISNTNKRRGLADSKYNERRGQCEAALKDLQKEVKINALGELSEEEFEKYKHLIVDEINRKRAKHAVYENVRTLKAVEALKNNEVELFGKLMNASHVSLRDDYEVTGIELDTLVELAWKQEGVIGSRMTGAGFGGCTVSLVKNKDIDNFIKNVGEAYKEKIGYEADFYVVNIGDGARRLD, encoded by the coding sequence ATTAAAATGTTACAAGAATTAGTTAATGAGTTTATTAAAACTTTTGGTGAAGAACCACAAGGTAATTATTTTGCACCAGGCAGAGTAAATCTAATAGGAGAACATACAGATTACAATGGAGGAAATGTTTTTCCTTGTGCCTTAACAATTGGAACATATATGATAGCTAGAAAAAGAGAAGACAAGCTTATAAGATTATACTCAAAGAATTTCTCAGAATTAGGAGTTTTAGAGTTTAGTGTAGATGACTTGAAAAATGAAAAAGAACATGATTGGGCAAACTATTCTAAGGGAGTTATTTGGGCTTTAAGAGAAAATGGTTATACAATTGATTCAGGTTTTGAAGGATATGTATATGGAAATATACCAAATGGAGCTGGATTATCATCATCTGCATCATTAGAGTTAGTTACAGGAGTTACATTAAGAGATTTATTCAAATTAAATGTTGATATGATTGATTTAGTAAAGTTTTCACAATTAGCGGAAAATAAATTTATAGGTGTAAATTGTGGAATAATGGATCAATTTGCAATAGGAATGGGAAAGGAAAACTGTGCTACATTATTAGATACAAATACTTTAAAGTATTCTTATGCACCAATTAACTTAGTTGATTCATCTATTGTAATATCAAATACAAATAAAAGAAGAGGACTAGCAGATTCTAAATACAATGAAAGAAGAGGTCAATGTGAAGCTGCATTAAAAGATTTACAAAAGGAAGTTAAGATAAATGCCTTAGGTGAATTAAGTGAAGAAGAATTTGAAAAGTACAAGCATCTAATTGTTGACGAGATAAATAGAAAACGTGCAAAACATGCAGTTTATGAAAATGTAAGAACATTAAAGGCTGTTGAAGCTTTAAAGAATAATGAAGTAGAGTTATTTGGAAAGCTTATGAACGCTTCTCATGTATCATTAAGAGATGATTACGAAGTTACAGGAATAGAACTTGATACATTAGTAGAACTTGCATGGAAACAAGAAGGAGTAATTGGTTCAAGAATGACAGGTGCAGGCTTTGGTGGATGTACAGTTAGTTTAGTGAAAAATAAAGATATAGATAACTTTATTAAAAATGTTGGAGAAGCATATAAAGAAAAAATAGGTTATGAAGCTGATTTTTATGTTGTTAATATAGGCGATGGGGCAAGAAGACTTGACTAA
- the galT gene encoding UDP-glucose--hexose-1-phosphate uridylyltransferase: MSINISYEIERLLQYGIKKGLIELEDKIFVTNRIMDILKLNEVEEVGNIEENLETPTECLENILDYAFKIGILESNGVESRDLLDTKIMGCLVKMPSIIIKEFNRLYKEDPKKATNYYYDLSRATNYIRTDRVKKDIKWQTATEYGNLDITINLSKPEKDPKDIAAKKNVVSSNYPKCLLCVENEGHSGRIGYPARENHRIIPLTLNEEKWFLQYSPYVYYNEHCIVLKGSHDPMRITEATFKRLLGFIEKFPHYFVGTNADLPIVGGSILAHDHFQGGNYEFSMAKAKVEKEFQIDKFNDVKIGKVKWPMSVIRLEGKDKESILKAAIYIYEKWKTYSDEEVDIHAFTGDTPHNTVTPIARRNGENYQFDLVLRNNRTTEEFPYGIFHPHEELHHIKKENIGLIEAMGLAILPSRLKKELKEIKYFLLNTERISEIDEKEELLKHKLWVLEIINKYKNINEENVEDILQQEVGLKFLAVLKDAGVYKRDEKGQYAFDKFILGL, from the coding sequence ATGAGTATTAATATTTCATATGAGATAGAAAGATTACTTCAATATGGAATTAAAAAAGGTTTAATAGAATTAGAGGATAAAATTTTTGTAACAAATAGAATAATGGATATTCTAAAATTAAATGAAGTAGAAGAAGTAGGAAATATAGAAGAAAATCTTGAAACTCCAACTGAATGCTTAGAAAATATATTAGATTATGCTTTTAAAATAGGCATTTTAGAAAGTAATGGGGTAGAGTCAAGAGACCTTTTAGATACTAAAATTATGGGATGTTTAGTTAAGATGCCTTCTATAATAATAAAAGAGTTTAATAGATTATATAAAGAAGATCCGAAAAAGGCAACTAATTATTATTATGATTTAAGTAGAGCTACTAATTATATAAGAACTGATAGGGTTAAAAAGGATATTAAGTGGCAAACAGCTACAGAGTATGGAAATTTAGATATAACTATAAATTTATCTAAACCAGAAAAGGATCCTAAAGACATAGCGGCTAAAAAGAATGTTGTTTCAAGTAACTATCCTAAATGTTTGCTTTGTGTAGAAAATGAAGGGCATTCAGGTAGAATTGGATATCCAGCTAGAGAAAATCATAGAATTATCCCGCTTACTTTAAATGAAGAAAAGTGGTTTTTACAATACTCACCATATGTTTATTATAATGAGCATTGTATAGTTCTAAAAGGAAGTCATGATCCTATGAGAATAACAGAAGCTACCTTTAAGAGACTTTTAGGGTTTATAGAAAAATTCCCACATTATTTTGTAGGTACAAATGCAGATTTACCTATAGTTGGTGGTTCAATTCTTGCACATGATCATTTTCAAGGTGGAAATTATGAATTCTCAATGGCTAAAGCTAAGGTTGAAAAGGAATTCCAAATTGATAAATTTAATGATGTTAAAATTGGAAAGGTTAAGTGGCCTATGTCTGTAATAAGACTAGAAGGAAAAGATAAAGAGTCTATTTTAAAGGCAGCTATATATATATATGAAAAGTGGAAAACTTATTCAGATGAAGAGGTTGATATTCATGCATTTACAGGAGATACTCCTCATAATACTGTAACTCCTATAGCAAGAAGAAATGGTGAAAACTATCAATTTGATTTAGTTTTAAGAAATAATAGAACTACTGAAGAGTTTCCTTATGGAATTTTCCATCCACATGAAGAATTACACCATATTAAAAAAGAAAATATTGGTTTAATTGAAGCTATGGGACTTGCTATTTTACCATCAAGACTAAAAAAAGAACTTAAAGAAATTAAGTATTTCCTTTTAAATACAGAAAGAATTTCAGAAATAGATGAAAAAGAAGAACTTTTAAAACATAAGCTATGGGTTCTTGAAATAATTAACAAATATAAAAATATAAATGAAGAGAATGTAGAGGATATACTACAACAAGAGGTAGGACTTAAGTTCTTAGCAGTATTAAAAGATGCTGGAGTGTACAAGAGAGATGAAAAAGGACAATATGCCTTTGATAAATTTATTCTTGGATTGTAG